One Littorina saxatilis isolate snail1 linkage group LG12, US_GU_Lsax_2.0, whole genome shotgun sequence genomic region harbors:
- the LOC138983349 gene encoding partner of bursicon-like: MTHPRPDNVTLSSVTLVLTLTLTLTLQLVASQNDNCQLIHVRENIVKEMTLSHSNRNVLVSCTAEIDLHKCEGYCQSQVLPTVLRRTGFRMDCRCCREGSVQTRTVVLPQCYHNGELMEGLEGTVEVTDLLSCDCFACTN; the protein is encoded by the exons ATGACACATCCTCGCCCCGACAATGTGACCTTGTCGTCTGTGACCTTGGTTCTGACTTTGACCCTGACCTTGACACTTCAGTTGGTTGCATCACAAAATGACAACTGCCAGCTTATTCACGTGCGAGAAAACATTGTCAAAGAGATGACCCTGTCGCACTCCAATCGAAATGTCCTCGTCAGCTGCACAGCAGAGATTGACCTTCATAAATGTGAAGGATATTGTCAGTCGCAAGTTTTACCCACGGTTTTACGACGTACAGGATTTCGAATG GACTGTCGGTGTTGTCGAGAGGGCAGCGTGCAGACGCGGACAGTGGTGTTGCCGCAGTGTTACCACAACGGCGAGCTGATGGAGGGTCTGGAGGGCACGGTGGAGGTCACTGACCTCTTGTCCTGCGACTGTTTCGCCTGCACCAACTGA
- the LOC138983191 gene encoding uncharacterized protein: MYTFDTQMYTFDTQMYTFESQMYTFDTQTYTFETQTYTFETQMYTFDTQMYTFETQMYTCETQMYTFETQMYTFDTQVYTFDTQMYTFETQMYTFETQMYTVETQMYTFETQMYTVETQMYSCETQRYTFDIQMYRF, from the coding sequence atgtacacatttgatacccagatgtacacatttgatacccagatgtacacatttgaaaGCCAGATGTACACATTTGATACCCAGACGtacacatttgaaacccagacgtacacatttgaaacccagatgtacacatttgatacccagatgtacacatttgaaacccagatgTACACATGTGAAACCCagatgtacacatttgaaacccagatgTACACATTTGATACCCAGGTGTACACATTTGATACCCagatgtacacatttgaaacccagatgtacacatttgaaacccagatgTACACAGTTGAAACCCagatgtacacatttgaaacccagatgTACACAGTTGAAACCCAGATGTACTCATGTGAAACCCAGAGGTACACATTTGATATCCAGATGTACAGATTTTGA
- the LOC138982705 gene encoding TPR-containing protein DDB_G0280363-like has protein sequence MTPSPVLVVFAISFIAVVLGADVTVTTSDGDESGVNDVSKVRAGGGEGMEEEVLGPLRIWHIVFLVALVVLIAVTVVCCCVECRIPRTRQEIEEAYRQRQMNRKYLRQLERTPETILSRTDTETTDDQNEESSDHDHDRVVRKHPPQTQPHPGQQNQRHTNNIATTSHQRHDTGQEPRQQRHHHHNNHPHHHQQQRQQTHSQQQADATANVGVAVTESSARLSRLPKSQMFGVHTPFSLGAITAMQKQKQSQRQQQQQT, from the exons GGTGCTGACGTCACGGTGACGACATCAGACGGGGACGAGTCCGGTGtaaatgacgtcagcaaggtgCGCGCGGGGGGAGGAGAGGGGATGGAGGAGGAGGTGCTCGGTCCACTACGAATCTGGCACATCGTCTTTCTCGTCGCCCTCGTCGTCCTCATCGCCG TGACGGTGGTGTGCTGTTGCGTGGAGTGCCGCATCCCTCGCACCCGACAGGAGATCGAAGAGGCCTACCGTCAACGTCAGATGAACCGGAAGTACTTGCGTCAGCTGGAGCGAACGCCTGAAACCATTCTCAGTCGCACCGACACGGAAACCACTGACGACCAAA ACGAAGAAAGCAGCGATCACGATCATGACCGGGTGGTCAGGAAACATCCGCCTCAAACACAGCCACACCCCGGTCAACAAAACCAACGACATACCAACAACATCGCCACCACTTCCCACCAACGTCACGACACAGGCCAGGAACCACGTCAACAACGAcatcaccaccacaacaaccacccccaccaccaccaacaacaacgacagcaaACGCACTCGCAGCAACAGGCCGATGCCACAGCGAACGTAGGAGTTGCGGTCACAGAGTCCTCGGCTCGTCTGTCGCGCTTGCCCAAGAGTCAGATGTTCGGTGTTCATACCCCGTTCTCTCTCGGTGCTATCACGGCCATGCAGAAGCAGAAACAATCGCAgcggcaacaacagcaacaaacgtAA